One window of the Anguilla rostrata isolate EN2019 chromosome 13, ASM1855537v3, whole genome shotgun sequence genome contains the following:
- the LOC135237299 gene encoding adenosine deaminase-like isoform X2 — protein MAGNCVEVAFNKPKVELHVHLDGTIRPETILDVAKGDREAIKRVAYEFVETKAKEGVLYVEVRYSPHLLANTEVDPIPWSQKEGDLTPDEVVDLVNRGLRAGENTFRIKARSILCCMRHMPNWSMEVVELCKKYRHSGVVAIDLAGDESLNCEAHPGHRKAFEEAVRSGVHRTVHAGEVGPPSVVKEAVEVLKAERIGHGYRTLEDRTLYEQLLKKNMHFEVCPMSSKLTGACDPDFTKHPLIRFKEDKANYSLNTDDPLIFNTTLDVDYSITQKYMNFTEKEFKRLNINAAKSSFLPEKEKKDLLNRLFDAYGMKKPALKGGTENSRDIQLIMSTHSE, from the exons ATGGCAGGGAACTGCGTTGAAGTGGCATTTAACAAGCCCAAG GTGGAGCTGCATGTTCACCTTGATGGTACCATTAGGCCAGAAACCATTCTGGATGTTGCAAA GGGTGACCGGGAGGCAATTAAAAGAGTAGCTTATGAGTTTGTGGAGACAAAAGCCAAAGAAGGAGTACTATATGTGGAGGTTAGGTACAGTCCACACCTTCTGGCTAACACCGAAGTGGACCCTATACCATGGAGCCAAAAAGA AGGCGACCTGACTCCAGATGAAGTGGTGGACCTCGTGAACCGGGGCCTAAGAGCGGGAGAGAACACCTTCAGAATAAAAGCCCGGTCCATTCTGTGCTGCATGCGTCACATGCCCA ACTGGTCCatggaggtggtggagctgtGTAAGAAGTATCGGCACAGTGGGGTGGTGGCCATCGACCTGGCAGGAGACGAGTCTCTGAACTGTGAGGCCCACCCGGGGCACAGGAAGGCCTTTGAG GAAGCTGTCAGAAGTGGGGTGCACAGGACCGTCCATGCAGGAGAAGTGGGCCCACCGTCAGTGGTGAAGGAG GCCGTGGAAGTCTTGAAAGCGGAACGCATCGGACATGGCTATCGCACTTTAGAGGACCGGACTCTCTATGAGCAGCTCCTTAAAAAGAATATGCATTTTGAG GTTTGTCCAATGTCCAGCAAATTGACAGGGGCATGTGATCCAGATTTCACTAAACACCCCCTCATTCG GTTTAAAGAGGATAAGGCCAACTACTCTTTGAACACAGATGACCCTTTGATATTCAACACCACTTTAGATGTGGACTATTCGATcacacagaaatacatgaaCTTCACAGAAAAGGAATTCAAGAGGCTG AACATAAATGCTGCCAAGTCCAGTTTTCtgccagagaaagagaagaaggatcTTCTGAATCGTCTGTTTGATGCCTATGGAATGAAAAAGCCAGCCTTGAAAGGAGGTACTGAAAACAGCAGAGATATCCAACTAATTATGTCCACACACAGTGAGTAG
- the LOC135237299 gene encoding adenosine deaminase-like isoform X3, whose protein sequence is MAGNCVEVAFNKPKVELHVHLDGTIRPETILDVAKKRGIALPTDSAEDLARLCMLCKPATLTEFLCKFHHFMHVIAGDLTPDEVVDLVNRGLRAGENTFRIKARSILCCMRHMPNWSMEVVELCKKYRHSGVVAIDLAGDESLNCEAHPGHRKAFEEAVRSGVHRTVHAGEVGPPSVVKEAVEVLKAERIGHGYRTLEDRTLYEQLLKKNMHFEVCPMSSKLTGACDPDFTKHPLIRFKEDKANYSLNTDDPLIFNTTLDVDYSITQKYMNFTEKEFKRLNINAAKSSFLPEKEKKDLLNRLFDAYGMKKPALKGGTENSRDIQLIMSTHSE, encoded by the exons ATGGCAGGGAACTGCGTTGAAGTGGCATTTAACAAGCCCAAG GTGGAGCTGCATGTTCACCTTGATGGTACCATTAGGCCAGAAACCATTCTGGATGTTGCAAA gaaGCGGGGAATTGCACTGCCCACAGACAGCGCTGAGGACCTGGCACGCCTCTGCATGTTGTGCAAGCCCGCCACGCTCACGGAATTCCTCTGCAAGTTTCACCACTTCATGCACGTGATCGC AGGCGACCTGACTCCAGATGAAGTGGTGGACCTCGTGAACCGGGGCCTAAGAGCGGGAGAGAACACCTTCAGAATAAAAGCCCGGTCCATTCTGTGCTGCATGCGTCACATGCCCA ACTGGTCCatggaggtggtggagctgtGTAAGAAGTATCGGCACAGTGGGGTGGTGGCCATCGACCTGGCAGGAGACGAGTCTCTGAACTGTGAGGCCCACCCGGGGCACAGGAAGGCCTTTGAG GAAGCTGTCAGAAGTGGGGTGCACAGGACCGTCCATGCAGGAGAAGTGGGCCCACCGTCAGTGGTGAAGGAG GCCGTGGAAGTCTTGAAAGCGGAACGCATCGGACATGGCTATCGCACTTTAGAGGACCGGACTCTCTATGAGCAGCTCCTTAAAAAGAATATGCATTTTGAG GTTTGTCCAATGTCCAGCAAATTGACAGGGGCATGTGATCCAGATTTCACTAAACACCCCCTCATTCG GTTTAAAGAGGATAAGGCCAACTACTCTTTGAACACAGATGACCCTTTGATATTCAACACCACTTTAGATGTGGACTATTCGATcacacagaaatacatgaaCTTCACAGAAAAGGAATTCAAGAGGCTG AACATAAATGCTGCCAAGTCCAGTTTTCtgccagagaaagagaagaaggatcTTCTGAATCGTCTGTTTGATGCCTATGGAATGAAAAAGCCAGCCTTGAAAGGAGGTACTGAAAACAGCAGAGATATCCAACTAATTATGTCCACACACAGTGAGTAG
- the LOC135237299 gene encoding adenosine deaminase-like isoform X1, translating to MAGNCVEVAFNKPKVELHVHLDGTIRPETILDVAKKRGIALPTDSAEDLARLCMLCKPATLTEFLCKFHHFMHVIAGDREAIKRVAYEFVETKAKEGVLYVEVRYSPHLLANTEVDPIPWSQKEGDLTPDEVVDLVNRGLRAGENTFRIKARSILCCMRHMPNWSMEVVELCKKYRHSGVVAIDLAGDESLNCEAHPGHRKAFEEAVRSGVHRTVHAGEVGPPSVVKEAVEVLKAERIGHGYRTLEDRTLYEQLLKKNMHFEVCPMSSKLTGACDPDFTKHPLIRFKEDKANYSLNTDDPLIFNTTLDVDYSITQKYMNFTEKEFKRLNINAAKSSFLPEKEKKDLLNRLFDAYGMKKPALKGGTENSRDIQLIMSTHSE from the exons ATGGCAGGGAACTGCGTTGAAGTGGCATTTAACAAGCCCAAG GTGGAGCTGCATGTTCACCTTGATGGTACCATTAGGCCAGAAACCATTCTGGATGTTGCAAA gaaGCGGGGAATTGCACTGCCCACAGACAGCGCTGAGGACCTGGCACGCCTCTGCATGTTGTGCAAGCCCGCCACGCTCACGGAATTCCTCTGCAAGTTTCACCACTTCATGCACGTGATCGC GGGTGACCGGGAGGCAATTAAAAGAGTAGCTTATGAGTTTGTGGAGACAAAAGCCAAAGAAGGAGTACTATATGTGGAGGTTAGGTACAGTCCACACCTTCTGGCTAACACCGAAGTGGACCCTATACCATGGAGCCAAAAAGA AGGCGACCTGACTCCAGATGAAGTGGTGGACCTCGTGAACCGGGGCCTAAGAGCGGGAGAGAACACCTTCAGAATAAAAGCCCGGTCCATTCTGTGCTGCATGCGTCACATGCCCA ACTGGTCCatggaggtggtggagctgtGTAAGAAGTATCGGCACAGTGGGGTGGTGGCCATCGACCTGGCAGGAGACGAGTCTCTGAACTGTGAGGCCCACCCGGGGCACAGGAAGGCCTTTGAG GAAGCTGTCAGAAGTGGGGTGCACAGGACCGTCCATGCAGGAGAAGTGGGCCCACCGTCAGTGGTGAAGGAG GCCGTGGAAGTCTTGAAAGCGGAACGCATCGGACATGGCTATCGCACTTTAGAGGACCGGACTCTCTATGAGCAGCTCCTTAAAAAGAATATGCATTTTGAG GTTTGTCCAATGTCCAGCAAATTGACAGGGGCATGTGATCCAGATTTCACTAAACACCCCCTCATTCG GTTTAAAGAGGATAAGGCCAACTACTCTTTGAACACAGATGACCCTTTGATATTCAACACCACTTTAGATGTGGACTATTCGATcacacagaaatacatgaaCTTCACAGAAAAGGAATTCAAGAGGCTG AACATAAATGCTGCCAAGTCCAGTTTTCtgccagagaaagagaagaaggatcTTCTGAATCGTCTGTTTGATGCCTATGGAATGAAAAAGCCAGCCTTGAAAGGAGGTACTGAAAACAGCAGAGATATCCAACTAATTATGTCCACACACAGTGAGTAG
- the LOC135237299 gene encoding adenosine deaminase-like isoform X4 encodes MLCKPATLTEFLCKFHHFMHVIAGDREAIKRVAYEFVETKAKEGVLYVEVRYSPHLLANTEVDPIPWSQKEGDLTPDEVVDLVNRGLRAGENTFRIKARSILCCMRHMPNWSMEVVELCKKYRHSGVVAIDLAGDESLNCEAHPGHRKAFEEAVRSGVHRTVHAGEVGPPSVVKEAVEVLKAERIGHGYRTLEDRTLYEQLLKKNMHFEVCPMSSKLTGACDPDFTKHPLIRFKEDKANYSLNTDDPLIFNTTLDVDYSITQKYMNFTEKEFKRLNINAAKSSFLPEKEKKDLLNRLFDAYGMKKPALKGGTENSRDIQLIMSTHSE; translated from the exons ATGTTGTGCAAGCCCGCCACGCTCACGGAATTCCTCTGCAAGTTTCACCACTTCATGCACGTGATCGC GGGTGACCGGGAGGCAATTAAAAGAGTAGCTTATGAGTTTGTGGAGACAAAAGCCAAAGAAGGAGTACTATATGTGGAGGTTAGGTACAGTCCACACCTTCTGGCTAACACCGAAGTGGACCCTATACCATGGAGCCAAAAAGA AGGCGACCTGACTCCAGATGAAGTGGTGGACCTCGTGAACCGGGGCCTAAGAGCGGGAGAGAACACCTTCAGAATAAAAGCCCGGTCCATTCTGTGCTGCATGCGTCACATGCCCA ACTGGTCCatggaggtggtggagctgtGTAAGAAGTATCGGCACAGTGGGGTGGTGGCCATCGACCTGGCAGGAGACGAGTCTCTGAACTGTGAGGCCCACCCGGGGCACAGGAAGGCCTTTGAG GAAGCTGTCAGAAGTGGGGTGCACAGGACCGTCCATGCAGGAGAAGTGGGCCCACCGTCAGTGGTGAAGGAG GCCGTGGAAGTCTTGAAAGCGGAACGCATCGGACATGGCTATCGCACTTTAGAGGACCGGACTCTCTATGAGCAGCTCCTTAAAAAGAATATGCATTTTGAG GTTTGTCCAATGTCCAGCAAATTGACAGGGGCATGTGATCCAGATTTCACTAAACACCCCCTCATTCG GTTTAAAGAGGATAAGGCCAACTACTCTTTGAACACAGATGACCCTTTGATATTCAACACCACTTTAGATGTGGACTATTCGATcacacagaaatacatgaaCTTCACAGAAAAGGAATTCAAGAGGCTG AACATAAATGCTGCCAAGTCCAGTTTTCtgccagagaaagagaagaaggatcTTCTGAATCGTCTGTTTGATGCCTATGGAATGAAAAAGCCAGCCTTGAAAGGAGGTACTGAAAACAGCAGAGATATCCAACTAATTATGTCCACACACAGTGAGTAG
- the LOC135237299 gene encoding adenosine deaminase-like isoform X5 — translation MYQYKVNCLIRGDREAIKRVAYEFVETKAKEGVLYVEVRYSPHLLANTEVDPIPWSQKEGDLTPDEVVDLVNRGLRAGENTFRIKARSILCCMRHMPNWSMEVVELCKKYRHSGVVAIDLAGDESLNCEAHPGHRKAFEEAVRSGVHRTVHAGEVGPPSVVKEAVEVLKAERIGHGYRTLEDRTLYEQLLKKNMHFEVCPMSSKLTGACDPDFTKHPLIRFKEDKANYSLNTDDPLIFNTTLDVDYSITQKYMNFTEKEFKRLNINAAKSSFLPEKEKKDLLNRLFDAYGMKKPALKGGTENSRDIQLIMSTHSE, via the exons ATGTATCAGTACAAGGTCAACTGCCTCATAAG GGGTGACCGGGAGGCAATTAAAAGAGTAGCTTATGAGTTTGTGGAGACAAAAGCCAAAGAAGGAGTACTATATGTGGAGGTTAGGTACAGTCCACACCTTCTGGCTAACACCGAAGTGGACCCTATACCATGGAGCCAAAAAGA AGGCGACCTGACTCCAGATGAAGTGGTGGACCTCGTGAACCGGGGCCTAAGAGCGGGAGAGAACACCTTCAGAATAAAAGCCCGGTCCATTCTGTGCTGCATGCGTCACATGCCCA ACTGGTCCatggaggtggtggagctgtGTAAGAAGTATCGGCACAGTGGGGTGGTGGCCATCGACCTGGCAGGAGACGAGTCTCTGAACTGTGAGGCCCACCCGGGGCACAGGAAGGCCTTTGAG GAAGCTGTCAGAAGTGGGGTGCACAGGACCGTCCATGCAGGAGAAGTGGGCCCACCGTCAGTGGTGAAGGAG GCCGTGGAAGTCTTGAAAGCGGAACGCATCGGACATGGCTATCGCACTTTAGAGGACCGGACTCTCTATGAGCAGCTCCTTAAAAAGAATATGCATTTTGAG GTTTGTCCAATGTCCAGCAAATTGACAGGGGCATGTGATCCAGATTTCACTAAACACCCCCTCATTCG GTTTAAAGAGGATAAGGCCAACTACTCTTTGAACACAGATGACCCTTTGATATTCAACACCACTTTAGATGTGGACTATTCGATcacacagaaatacatgaaCTTCACAGAAAAGGAATTCAAGAGGCTG AACATAAATGCTGCCAAGTCCAGTTTTCtgccagagaaagagaagaaggatcTTCTGAATCGTCTGTTTGATGCCTATGGAATGAAAAAGCCAGCCTTGAAAGGAGGTACTGAAAACAGCAGAGATATCCAACTAATTATGTCCACACACAGTGAGTAG